Part of the Flavobacterium okayamense genome, CATTTGCTGGTTATAATATGCCAGTTCAATATGAAGGCGTAAACGCAGAACACGAAACCGTAAGAAATGGTGTTGGTGTTTTTGATGTTTCGCACATGGGAGAATTCTTATTAACTGGACCAAAAGCTTTAGATTTAATTCAGAAAGTTACTTCTAACGATGCTTCTACTTTAACAATTGGTCGTGCACAATATTCTTGTTTACCAAATGCTAATGGTGGAATTGTAGATGATTTAATTGTTTATAGAATTAAAGAAGAGCAATATTTATTAGTAGTTAATGCTTCAAATATTGAAAAAGATTGGAATTGGATTTCTTCTCATAATGATATGGGCGTTGAGATGCGCGATTTATCAGAAGATTATTCGTTATTAGCTATTCAAGGTCCAAAAGCAGTTGAAGCTATGCAATCGTTAACTTCGGTAGATTTATCTCAAATTAAATACTATCATTTTGAAGTGGCAGATTTCGCTGGAATTGAACATGTTATTATTTCTGCAACCGGTTATACAGGTTCTGGTGGATTTGAAATTTATTGTAAAAATTCAGAAGTTGAACAAGTTTGGAATAAAGTTTTTGAAGCTGGTGCAGCATTCGGAATTAAACCAATTGGTTTAGCAGCACGTGATACATTACGTTTAGAAATGGGATTCTGTTTATACGGAAATGATATTGACGATACTACTTCTCCACTTGAAGCTGGATTAGGTTGGATTACAAAATTCACAAAAGATTTCGTTAATTCTGAAAATCTTAAAAAACAAAAAGAAGAAGGCATTTCAAGAAAATTAGTTGCCTTCGAATTATTAGAAAGAGGAATTCCACGTCACGATTACGAAATTGTAGATGCAAACGGAAATGTTATTGGTAAAGTAACATCAGGAACACAATCACCATCATTAAACAAAGCAATTGGTTTAGGTTATGTTCCAACAGCTTTAGCTACAGAAGGAAGTGAAATTTTTATTCGCATTCGAAATAAAGACATTAAAGCACAAGTGGTAAAATTACCATTTTATAAGAAATAGAAAAAGCGCTCAAATGAGCGCTTTTTCTATTTTAATTTTAAACTTAAAGTTTTATAACTCCACCAACATTGAAAGAACTGTAAGCATTTTTAATAGAGTATTGATTATCATTTGAAATATTAGTCAAACCTGTCATGCCTTGATAGTCAATTGATATACTTAACATCTCATTTATAAAAATCTTATAACCTATGCCAAAATTTAACCCCAATTGAAAACTATTAACAGAATCTTTAATATCAAATGTTCCATTTGAAAATGTAAAATCTGATGGATCAAAACTTCCTTGTTTTATGTCTGCTTCAGCTGAAATTAAAAATCCAGCGCTTGGTCCAAAATTTAAATACCATTTTCTTGTACTGCCAAAATGCCAATTTGCATTTAAAGGAATAGTTATATAATTAATTTTTTC contains:
- a CDS encoding porin family protein; translated protein: MKKLILVVLILTSIQLFSQQRNRGDIELNPKIGTAASNYYGEVRLENDPLSSVNLGIETDYFFNNRWSFHSGLLFQRMGSNVTSYYSEKINYITIPLNANWHFGSTRKWYLNFGPSAGFLISAEADIKQGSFDPSDFTFSNGTFDIKDSVNSFQLGLNFGIGYKIFINEMLSISIDYQGMTGLTNISNDNQYSIKNAYSSFNVGGVIKL
- the gcvT gene encoding glycine cleavage system aminomethyltransferase GcvT, with the protein product MKNTALTHIHEQLGAKMVPFAGYNMPVQYEGVNAEHETVRNGVGVFDVSHMGEFLLTGPKALDLIQKVTSNDASTLTIGRAQYSCLPNANGGIVDDLIVYRIKEEQYLLVVNASNIEKDWNWISSHNDMGVEMRDLSEDYSLLAIQGPKAVEAMQSLTSVDLSQIKYYHFEVADFAGIEHVIISATGYTGSGGFEIYCKNSEVEQVWNKVFEAGAAFGIKPIGLAARDTLRLEMGFCLYGNDIDDTTSPLEAGLGWITKFTKDFVNSENLKKQKEEGISRKLVAFELLERGIPRHDYEIVDANGNVIGKVTSGTQSPSLNKAIGLGYVPTALATEGSEIFIRIRNKDIKAQVVKLPFYKK